From the genome of Trypanosoma brucei brucei TREU927 chromosome 11 chr11_scaffold01 genomic scaffold, whole genome shotgun sequence:
GATAAACATCGCAAGGTGCTAGAGAACGCGAGTGCTATAGAGGGCGAGCGGGAGACGACGGTGGTTCCTCTCCAGTCTTAAGTTTGCTTCACTCAGGTGGTACGCGAGAGGCGTGTGGCTCTCCACGCTTTCCCCCATCCATCTTATGACGGTATTGACACTTCATTAGTTGTACTGCACTCGTCCGAACGTGtcattgttgtttcttctttttttttttttattgcggGGAACTGCATGGACTGCATCAATGCTGCCAACAGTGGCTCACAGGTATACTGCAGGTCACAAGTGTCTAACCGTTTGCTGGCGCAAGGCGGTTGTTTTACGGTTCTACTTTTTTCCTTACCCTGGTGGGTATGTTTCGTAATTTTAACAATTGCACCCTTGAAATGTAGCATGTGGTGTGTTTGCCTATCAAAGAATCACAATGACTGCCTGCATTAACTGTTgcatatgtttatatttcGTTTCGTCGCTGTGGTTGTTTCCAAACCCGCTCAATCACTCCTTTTGGTTCACGTAGAAAGGCTGAATTTGTTGTGCCTGATCAGTAATGGGAGAGGAGGTAGTTAGGTTAGATGGACATGGCGTAACTGATGGCACGGTGGCTGGTTTGTGTGATCACCGTAATATCCGACGCGTGGAATTAACGAACTGCACCCGCATCACTGATATCAGCCCATTGGCCAATATTTTTACGCTCGAAGAGGTGGTCATACGCAACTGCCAGTCCGTGCGTTACGTTGGAACACTTGGCCAATCGCAGCCGTCTCTGCGCAGAATTGAATTCACGGGGACCCCTCTGACAGGAGAGCAGCTGCAACTTCTTAGAAGTGCGCAAGCGCAATTAATTCTTAGAGACGGCGACTTTCCAGTACAACTGAAGCAACCAGGACAACTCCTCGTCAAGGAATCCATCGATGTTGTCAAGGGCATCGTAAGTCAGTTCAAGCCTGAAGAAATTGGGATTGCCTTCAATGGTGGCAAGGATTCTGTGGTTATGATGGACATCCTCTACTGTGTCATGGGGGCAGAATTCATTTCTCAGTGTTGTGTGTTTCATCTCAACACAATCAACGATAAGGAGTTTCACGAAGTGGTGGAGTTCAGGAAGGCATTCGCTGCTGCCAGAAAACTCTCTATAGTTCAATCTGATCAGAT
Proteins encoded in this window:
- a CDS encoding phosphoadenosine phosphosulfate reductase-like protein produces the protein MGEEVVRLDGHGVTDGTVAGLCDHRNIRRVELTNCTRITDISPLANIFTLEEVVIRNCQSVRYVGTLGQSQPSLRRIEFTGTPLTGEQLQLLRSAQAQLILRDGDFPVQLKQPGQLLVKESIDVVKGIVSQFKPEEIGIAFNGGKDSVVMMDILYCVMGAEFISQCCVFHLNTINDKEFHEVVEFRKAFAAARKLSIVQSDQMLSMKDGLEQVKKTMGIRVAFMGTRKADGCHQMTGVERTTAGWPDLLRACPLFCWEYEDVWGYIRTYDLPFCELYEKGYTSLGGANSTIPNSHLSREDGTFRPAWELANGRSERCGRLST